A single genomic interval of Alligator mississippiensis isolate rAllMis1 chromosome 15, rAllMis1, whole genome shotgun sequence harbors:
- the AAAS gene encoding aladin produces MCSLALFPPPPLPGDVTLYEGNNALVSGRVLETLPLPFQSQLADLPTLTIPKETLKAHSRLEHSTKPAFIHHRESLWKRCINAWRDVGVCGVLSEIANAEEEVLQWVKTGSRYALAVCHWVSSLHGSLFPHLSLTSEDMIAEFSQAVDWAGCSIRAFAWHPHTSKFAVALLDDSIRVYNTNSATVPILKHRLQRNVASMAWKPLCASILAVACQTCVLVWHLDPTSLSTRPSSGCAQVLSHPGHSPVTSLAWAPSGGMLLSASPVDTAMLVWDVSTENCVQLQWFGGGGVTHLAWSPDGSKVLAATPSAVFRVWEAQMWTCERWPTIKGRCQTGCWSPDGSRLLFTVLGESVIYSLSFSEYKGEMQGQVGGPKTASIVADLSETTFETMYGEERIGGEVHSMVWDPSGERLAVIIRGNPGSRTVIAVFRTRNSPVFELLPCGFVQGEPGAQPQLIAFHPCFKKGALLTVCWSTGRISHIPFFFVGAQFPCFSPSHSPMASLSRSSTRVREQPLFSEL; encoded by the exons ATGTGCTCCCTGGCGCTCTTCCCCCCGCCGCCGTTGCCCGGGGACGTCACCCTCTACGAGGGCAACAACGCGCTGGTCTCCGGCCGCGTCTTGGAGACGCTCCCGCTGCCTTTCCAGAGTCAG TTGGCTGACCTGCCCACCCTGACCATCCCCAAGGAGACGCTGAAAGCTCACAGCCGCCTGGAGCACAGCACAAAACCTGCCTTCATCCACCACCGGGAGTCCCTCTGGAAAAGGTGCATCAATGCATG GCGCGATGTGGGTGTGTGCGGGGTGCTTAGTGAGATCGCCAACGCAGAGGAGGAAG TTCTCCAGTGGGTGAAGACAGGATCACGCTATGCCCTGGCTGTGTGCCACTGGGTTTCCTCTCTCCATGGTTCCCTCTTCCCCCATTTGTCG CTAACAAGTGAAGACATGATAGCAGAGTTCTCCCAGGCAGTGGACTG GGCTGGTTGCTCCATCCGGGCCTTTGCTTGGCACCCCCATACCAGCAAGTTTGCTGTGGCCCTATTGGATGACTCTATCCGAGTGTACAACACAAACAG TGCCACAGTGCCCATCCTGAAGCATCGCTTGCAGAGAAATGTGGCCTCCATGGCCTGGAAGCCACTGTGCGCCTCCATCCTCGCTGTGGCATGCCAGACCTGTGTGCTGGTGTGGCACCTGGACCCCACTTCTCTTTCCACCAG GCCTTCCTCTGGTTGCGCACAGGTGCTTTCCCATCCTGGTCACAGTCCCGTcaccagcctggcctgggcaccCAGCGGGGGGATGCTGCTTTCAGCCTCGCCGGTTGACACAGCCATGCTC GTGTGGGATGTGTCCACTGAAAACTGTGTCCAGCTGCAGTGGTTTGGAGGGGGCGGGGTCACCCATCTGGCTTGGTCGCCAGATGGCAGCAAGGTGCTAGCTGCTACACCCTCAGCCGTGTTCAG GGTGTGGGAAGCCCAGATGTGGACGTGTGAGAGGTGGCCAACCATCAAGGGCCGTTGCCAG acTGGCTGCTGGAGCCCTGATGGCAGCCGCTTGCTCTTTACAGTTCTGGGGGAGTCAGTCATTTATTCCTTGTCTTTCTCAGAGTACAAAG GAGAGATGCAGGGGCAAGTAGGAGGGCCCAAGACGGCATCTATTGTGGCAGACCTGTCAGAGACCACCTTTGAGACGATGTATGGGGAGGAGAG GATTGGCGGGGAAGTACACTCCATGGTCTGGGACCCCAGCGGCGAGAGGCTTGCAGTCATCATCAGAG GAAACCCCGGAAGCAGGACAGTCATTGCTGTGTTTCGTACTCGCAACAGCCCAGTGTTCGAACTCCTGCCATG CGGCTTTGTACAGGGCGAGCCAGGAGCTCAGCCACAGCTCATCGCTTTCCATCCCTGCTTTAAGAAGGGGGCCCTCTTGACTGTG TGCTGGTCTACAGGACGGATCAGCCATATCCCCTTCTTCTTTGTGGGCGCCCAGTTCCCTTgcttcagccccagccacagTCCCATGGCATCCCTGAGCAGGAGCAGCACCAGGGTACGTGAGCAGCCCCTGTTCTCAGAGCTGTGA
- the MYG1 gene encoding MYG1 exonuclease has translation MGTGFRAARSLLRHMASPAPGRAPRLGTHDGNFHCDEALACTLLRVLPRYRDAEIVRTREPQLLAQCDVVVDVGGEYDPQRHRYDHHQRSFSQSMHDLRPDKPWTTKLSSAGLVYLHFGSQILAHLLGRAEDDPVVQLLYDKLYENFMEEIDAIDNGVAQLDGKPRYAVTTDLSARVGLLNPRWNDPNQDTETQFQKAMELVKAEFLDRLDYYHRAWLPARTLVEDAVQKRFEVDPSGEILVLPSGGCPWKEHLFSLEAELGVETPIKFVLYPDQNGRWRVQSVPATLHSFHSRLPLLEAWRGLRDQELSQLSGIPGCIFVHTSGFIGGNQTQEGALLMAQKTLTPDLQGS, from the exons ATGGGCACGGGGTTCCGCGCCGCCCGGTCACTGCTGCGCCACATGGCGAGTCCCGCTCCCGGCCGCGCCCCGCGCCTCGGCACCCACGACGGCAACTTCCACTGCGACGAGGCGCTGGCCTGCACCCTGCTGCGGGTGCTGCCCCGCTACCGA gATGCAGAGATCGTGCGGACgcgggagccccagctgctggcccagTGCGACGTGGTGGTGGACGTGGGCGGCGAGTACGACCCGCAGCGGCACCGCTACGACCATCACCAGAG GTCCTTCTCGCAGTCCATGCACGACCTGAGGCCCGACAAGCCGTGGACGACCAAGCTGAGCAGCGCGGGGCTGGTGTACTTGCATTTCGGCTCCCAGATCCTGGCCCACCTGCTGGGGCGCGCGGAGGACGACCCCGTGGTGCAGCTGCTGTACGATAAG CTCTACGAGAACTTCATGGAGGAGATCGATGCCATCGACAATGGGGTGGCACAGTTGGACGGGAAGCCCCGCTATGCCGTGACCACGGACCTGAGTGCTCGCGTCGGCTTGCTCAACCCCCGCTGGAATGACCCCAACCAGGACACTGAG ACCCAGTTCCAGAAGGCGATGGAGCTGGTGAAGGCCGAGTTCCTGGACCGGCTGGATTACTACCACCGCGCCTGGCTGCCTGCCCGCACCCTGGTGGAGGATGCCGTTCAGAAGCGCTTTGAG gtgGACCCCAGTGGGGAGATCCTGGTGCTGCCGAGCGGCGGCTGCCCCTGGAAGGAGCACCTCTTCAGCctggaggcagagctgggtgTGGAGACACCCATCAAGTTCGTGCTGTACCCGGACCAGAACGGGCGGTGGCGCGTACAGAGCGTCCCTGCCACGCTGCACAGCTTCCACAGCCG GCTACCCCTCCTGGAGGCATGGCGCGGCCTCCGTGACCAGGAGCTCTCACAGCTGAGCGGGATCCCCGGCTGCATCTTTGTGCACACCAGCGGCTTCATCGGGGGCAACCAGACACAAGAAGGCGCCTTGCTGATGGCACAGAAGACGCTGACACCAGACTTGCAGGGCAGCTGA